In Candidatus Roseilinea sp., one DNA window encodes the following:
- the yjgR gene encoding ATP-binding protein: MADPLLIAKGEKDCFILPRMANRHGVITGATGTGKTVTLQTIAQSFSRIGVPVFVADVKGDLSGISQPGSEANAKVAQRIEQLGLKDGWTWEGCPVMFWDVWGEQGHPLRATVSEMGPLLLSRILSLNETQEGVLNIIFKVADDNGLLLLDLKDLRALAQWVGDNAKELRTQYGNISAASIGAIQRGLLTLESQGAERFFGEPALDLYDMIQTDANGRGVINILAADRLLQSPKLYATFLLWMLSELFEQLPEVGDLDKPKLLFFFDEAHLLFDEAPKPLLDKIEQVVRIIRSKGVGVFFVTQNPIDIPDVILSQMGNRVQHALRAFTPRDQKAVRAAATTFRPNPNINTEQAITELGVGEALVSFLDEKGMPGVVERALILPPRSQIGPITPEQRRQLITGSLVYGYYEKQLDRESAYEMLLKQAERAAEEAQRAAAEAAALKEQKEAEAKAAKEAERLAREQAKQEALRAKQLEREERERQRQAEREAREREKAIGGVIEAFAKSAARSLGGSTGRTLMRGILGGLTGRGSTKR, encoded by the coding sequence ATGGCCGATCCCCTTCTGATCGCAAAAGGCGAGAAAGACTGCTTCATCCTGCCTAGAATGGCCAACCGCCACGGCGTGATCACCGGGGCCACCGGCACGGGCAAGACCGTCACCCTGCAAACTATCGCGCAGAGCTTCAGCCGCATCGGCGTGCCGGTGTTCGTCGCCGATGTGAAGGGCGACTTGAGCGGCATCAGCCAGCCCGGCAGCGAAGCGAACGCCAAGGTAGCTCAGCGCATCGAACAACTCGGCTTGAAAGACGGCTGGACGTGGGAGGGCTGTCCGGTCATGTTCTGGGATGTGTGGGGCGAGCAAGGCCATCCCTTGCGCGCCACGGTCTCGGAGATGGGGCCACTGTTGCTCAGTCGCATCCTCAGCCTGAACGAGACGCAAGAGGGCGTGCTCAACATCATCTTCAAAGTGGCCGATGACAACGGCCTGCTACTGCTGGACTTGAAGGATCTGCGCGCGCTGGCGCAATGGGTTGGCGACAACGCCAAGGAACTGCGCACACAATACGGCAACATCTCGGCGGCCAGCATCGGCGCGATCCAGCGCGGCCTGCTCACGCTCGAATCGCAGGGCGCAGAGCGGTTCTTTGGCGAGCCGGCGCTCGACCTCTACGACATGATCCAGACCGACGCGAACGGCCGCGGCGTGATCAACATCCTCGCCGCCGACCGGCTGCTGCAATCGCCCAAGCTCTACGCCACCTTCCTGCTATGGATGCTGAGCGAGTTGTTCGAGCAACTGCCGGAGGTGGGCGACCTGGACAAGCCGAAGTTGCTCTTCTTCTTCGACGAAGCGCACCTATTGTTCGATGAAGCGCCGAAGCCTCTGCTCGACAAGATCGAGCAAGTTGTGCGCATCATCCGCTCGAAGGGCGTCGGGGTGTTCTTCGTCACCCAGAATCCGATTGACATCCCCGACGTCATCCTGAGCCAGATGGGGAATCGCGTACAACACGCGTTGCGCGCGTTCACCCCGCGCGATCAGAAGGCCGTGCGCGCTGCGGCCACCACCTTCCGGCCCAACCCCAACATCAACACCGAGCAGGCCATCACCGAGCTAGGCGTGGGTGAGGCGCTGGTGTCTTTCCTCGACGAGAAGGGCATGCCCGGCGTAGTCGAACGCGCGCTCATCCTGCCGCCGCGCAGCCAGATCGGGCCGATCACGCCGGAGCAGCGCCGGCAGCTCATCACCGGCTCGCTGGTCTATGGCTACTACGAGAAGCAACTGGACCGCGAGTCGGCCTACGAGATGCTGCTGAAGCAGGCGGAGCGGGCCGCCGAGGAAGCGCAACGCGCCGCAGCCGAAGCCGCTGCGCTCAAGGAACAGAAAGAAGCGGAGGCCAAGGCAGCCAAAGAGGCCGAGCGCCTGGCACGCGAACAGGCCAAACAAGAGGCGCTGCGGGCAAAGCAACTGGAGCGCGAGGAGCGCGAGCGCCAGCGCCAGGCCGAGCGCGAAGCCCGCGAGCGCGAGAAAGCCATCGGCGGCGTAATCGAAGCCTTTGCGAAAAGCGCGGCGCGGTCGCTGGGCGGCTCGACCGGGCGCACGTTGATGCGTGGCATCCTGGGTGGGTTGACGGGTAGAGGCTCCACCAAGCGCTAA
- the valS gene encoding valine--tRNA ligase, which produces MTELSKTYDPKAVERRIYDWWEKNGYFKPENQIYLDPNEPQFVITIPPPNVTGTLHMGHALTSAIEDLMTRYHRMKGARTLWVPGTDHAGIATQAVVEKKLEQEGRRRRDMSRDEFLAEVWAWKEHSQRIINSQQRAMGISVDWDREAFTLDEERTLAVRTAFKRLYDKGLIYRDTRMVNWDPVQLTGVSDLEVETEEEGEPGFLYYVRYPLQTNRWEGPQHAWGSGRWAEGATEWITVATTRPETILGDTAVMVNPEDDRYTYRVACRAILPAIGREIPIISDSAVDMTFGTGAVKVTPAHDFVDYEVGKRHHLPFVEVMDETAKMNANAGPYAGLDRFECRERLVADLEKEGLLVKTEPYMVKLGRGQRSGAVIEPRISLQWWCDMKTMAQMAADAVRSGRIKIVPERFEKTWFQWLDNIRDWCISRQLWWGHQIPVWYVVSDGVNRVGSVNDTNDTDRHRSRPTQYCALTEADAYRAAIADWGPDVVLRQDEDVLDTWFSSGLWPFSTLGWPRDTDDMRRYYPTSMLETGYDILFFWVARMVMLGLELTGDVPFTTVYLHGLIRTADGKKMSKSRPDKVIDPLELTDTYGTDALRFFLVTAGAPGNDIKMDARKVDGKWRSDRIEGARNFANKLWNAARFVLGKVSEVSTVSGNSKTPTSPSLPDAWICTRLNQVIARVRACMDDYQYGEAGRLIYDFIWSDFCDWYLEFSKIKLNPAVLVQTLDVALRLLHPFMPFVTEELWQKLKETAANRWPLPSFDSPALMLAPYPRPDEVAAPGDDAAMAGMALVQEAIHAIRNARAEHNVEQGRRIPALISAGAHLACFEEMRESIKMLARVDDGLVIAEHVQAPEQAVTLALGGATVYLPLAGLVDLEAERQRLNDELAALEAQIAKSENLLAGDFGRRAPAAVVEKERAKLADLRARRDQVRARLVG; this is translated from the coding sequence ATGACCGAGCTATCCAAAACCTACGATCCGAAAGCGGTGGAGCGCCGCATCTACGATTGGTGGGAGAAGAACGGCTACTTCAAACCGGAGAACCAGATCTATCTCGACCCGAACGAACCACAGTTCGTCATCACCATCCCACCGCCCAACGTCACCGGCACGCTGCACATGGGTCATGCACTCACCAGCGCGATCGAGGACTTGATGACGCGCTATCACCGCATGAAGGGCGCGCGCACGCTGTGGGTGCCCGGCACCGACCACGCTGGCATCGCTACGCAGGCCGTGGTGGAGAAGAAGCTGGAGCAGGAGGGCCGCCGCCGGCGCGATATGAGCCGCGATGAATTCCTCGCCGAAGTGTGGGCGTGGAAAGAGCATTCCCAGCGCATCATCAACAGTCAGCAGCGCGCCATGGGTATCAGCGTGGACTGGGATCGCGAAGCCTTCACGCTCGATGAAGAGCGCACCCTAGCCGTACGCACCGCCTTCAAGCGCCTGTACGACAAAGGGTTGATTTACCGCGATACGCGCATGGTCAACTGGGATCCGGTGCAGCTCACCGGCGTGAGTGACCTCGAGGTGGAAACCGAGGAGGAAGGTGAGCCGGGCTTCCTGTACTACGTGCGCTATCCGCTGCAGACCAACCGCTGGGAGGGACCGCAGCACGCGTGGGGTAGCGGGCGCTGGGCCGAGGGCGCGACCGAGTGGATCACCGTGGCGACCACCCGTCCGGAGACCATTCTAGGCGACACAGCGGTGATGGTGAATCCCGAAGACGATCGCTACACATATCGCGTGGCTTGCCGCGCCATCCTGCCGGCCATCGGTCGTGAGATCCCTATCATCAGCGATAGCGCCGTGGACATGACCTTTGGCACCGGCGCGGTGAAAGTGACGCCGGCGCATGACTTCGTGGACTACGAGGTGGGCAAGCGCCATCATCTGCCGTTCGTGGAGGTGATGGATGAGACGGCGAAGATGAACGCGAACGCCGGGCCATACGCCGGTTTGGATCGCTTCGAGTGTCGTGAGCGCCTGGTGGCCGACCTGGAGAAAGAAGGCTTGCTGGTGAAGACCGAGCCGTATATGGTGAAGCTGGGTCGCGGTCAGCGCAGTGGCGCGGTCATCGAGCCGCGCATCAGCCTGCAGTGGTGGTGCGACATGAAGACGATGGCGCAGATGGCCGCCGACGCTGTGCGCAGTGGTCGCATCAAGATCGTGCCGGAGCGCTTCGAGAAAACTTGGTTCCAGTGGCTCGACAACATCCGGGACTGGTGCATCAGCCGTCAACTCTGGTGGGGACATCAGATTCCGGTGTGGTACGTCGTTTCGGATGGTGTCAATCGTGTCGGTAGTGTCAACGATACCAATGACACTGATCGTCACCGAAGCAGACCCACCCAGTACTGCGCGTTGACCGAAGCCGACGCCTACCGCGCGGCAATCGCGGACTGGGGGCCGGACGTGGTGTTGCGCCAGGACGAGGACGTGCTGGACACGTGGTTCTCCTCCGGCTTGTGGCCGTTCAGCACGCTGGGCTGGCCGCGCGACACCGACGACATGCGGCGCTACTACCCCACCAGCATGCTGGAAACCGGCTACGACATCCTCTTCTTCTGGGTGGCGCGCATGGTGATGTTGGGTCTGGAGCTGACCGGCGATGTGCCCTTCACCACCGTGTATCTGCACGGCCTGATCCGCACGGCGGACGGCAAGAAGATGAGCAAGAGCCGGCCGGACAAGGTCATTGACCCGCTCGAGTTGACTGATACGTACGGCACCGATGCGCTGCGCTTCTTCCTGGTCACGGCCGGCGCGCCCGGCAACGACATCAAGATGGACGCGCGCAAGGTGGACGGCAAGTGGCGCAGCGACCGCATCGAGGGCGCGCGCAACTTCGCCAATAAGTTGTGGAACGCGGCGCGCTTCGTCCTCGGGAAGGTGTCGGAGGTGTCAACGGTGTCAGGTAACTCCAAGACACCCACATCGCCCTCCCTCCCCGACGCCTGGATCTGCACGCGCCTCAACCAGGTGATCGCCCGCGTGCGCGCCTGCATGGACGACTACCAGTACGGCGAGGCCGGCCGGCTAATCTACGACTTTATCTGGAGTGACTTCTGCGATTGGTACTTGGAGTTCTCCAAGATCAAGCTCAACCCGGCCGTGCTGGTGCAAACGCTCGACGTTGCGCTGCGCTTGCTACATCCCTTCATGCCCTTCGTCACCGAGGAGCTGTGGCAAAAGCTGAAAGAGACGGCGGCGAACCGGTGGCCGTTGCCCAGCTTCGACTCCCCCGCGCTGATGCTGGCGCCCTATCCGCGGCCGGACGAGGTCGCTGCGCCGGGCGACGACGCAGCAATGGCCGGCATGGCGCTGGTCCAAGAGGCTATCCACGCCATCCGCAACGCACGCGCCGAGCACAACGTGGAGCAGGGTCGGCGCATCCCGGCGTTGATCAGCGCCGGCGCACACCTCGCCTGCTTCGAGGAGATGCGCGAAAGCATCAAGATGTTGGCGCGCGTGGACGATGGGCTGGTGATCGCCGAGCACGTCCAGGCCCCGGAGCAAGCAGTGACGTTGGCGTTGGGCGGCGCAACGGTGTACTTGCCGTTGGCCGGCCTCGTGGACCTCGAAGCGGAACGCCAGCGTCTGAATGACGAACTCGCAGCGCTGGAAGCGCAGATCGCCAAGAGCGAAAACTTGCTGGCCGGTGACTTCGGCCGGCGCGCACCGGCAGCTGTGGTGGAGAAAGAGCGCGCCAAGCTGGCCGACTTGCGCGCGCGGCGTGACCAGGTGCGCGCGCGACTCGTGGGTTAG